A portion of the Ricinus communis isolate WT05 ecotype wild-type chromosome 10, ASM1957865v1, whole genome shotgun sequence genome contains these proteins:
- the LOC8285708 gene encoding 40S ribosomal protein S27-2 gives MVLQNDIDLLNPPAELEKRKHKLKRLVQSPNSFFMDVKCQGCFNITTVFSHSQTVVVCGNCQTVLCQPTGGRARLTEGCSFRRKGD, from the exons ATG GTTCTCCAAAACGATATCGATTTGCTTAACCCTCCAGCTGAGCTTGAGAAGAGGAAGCACAAGCTCAAGCGTCTCGTTCAATCTCCTAACTCATTCTTCATG GATGTCAAATGTCAAGGATGCTTCAATAT AACTACAGTGTTTAGTCATTCACAAACCGTCGTGGTGTGTGGAAACTGCCAGACAGTGTTGTGCCAGCCTACCGGTGGGCGTGCAAGACTTACCGAAGGCTGCTCTTTCAGGAGGAAGGGTGATTGA
- the LOC8285711 gene encoding uncharacterized protein LOC8285711, with the protein MIPPELQARPFRPYIASSISAPSFSSFNNGRSSYSPDPTPTPTPTSNFHSSPSRSRFLPSSFAHNTRIALALVPCAAFLLDLGGAPVVATLTLGLMISYILDSLNFKSGAFFGVWFSLIAAQIAFFFSSSLITTFYSLPLGLLAACLCANTNFLIGVWASLQFKWIQLENPTIVLALERLLFACLPFAASSLFTWASISAVGMNNASYYLMIFNCIFYWLFAIPRVSSFKSKQEAKFHGGEIPDDSFILSPLEGCLHTLNLLFCPLLFHIASHYSVIFTSAASVCDLFLLFFIPFLFQLYASTRGALWWVTKNAHQLHSIRVVNGAVALVIVVLCLEVRVVFHSFGRYIQVPPPLNYLLVTLTMLGGAAGAGAYALGLISDALSSFAFTALSVIVSAAGAIVVGLPILFLPLPSVAGFYLARFFTKKSLPSYFAFVVLGSLMVIWFVLHNFWDLNIWLAGMSLKTFCKFIVASVILAMAVPGLALLPSQLHFLVEVGLISHALLLCYIENRFFNYSGIYFYGLEDDVMYPSYMVILTAFVGLALVRRLSVDHRIGSKGVWILTCLYFSKLAMLFISSKSVVWVSAVLLLAISPPLLLYKDKSRTASKMKPWQGYAHASVVALSVWLCRETIFEALQWWNGRSPSDGLLLGFCIILTGLACIPIVALHFSHVLSAKRSLVLVVATGVLFILMQPPIPLAWTYHSDIIKAARQSSDDISIYGFMASKPTWPSWLLIVAILLTLAAVTSIIPIKYMVELRAFYSIAIGIALGIYISAEYFLQATVLHVLIVVTMVCTSVFVVFTHFPSASSTKILPWVFALLVALFPVTYLLEGQVRIKSILEDGRVGDMGEEDWKLTTLLAVEGARTSLLGLYAAIFMLIALEIKFELASLMREKALERGGIRESQSGQSSSAGSAPRMRFMQQRRASTVPTFTIKRMAAEGAWMPAVGNVATIMCFAICLILNVNLTGGSNQAIFFLAPILLLLNQDSDFVAGFGDKQRYFPVAVAISAYLVLTALYSIWEDVWHGNTGWGLEIGGPDWFFAVKNLALLILTFPSHILFNRFVWSCTKQTGSTPLITLPLNLPSIIISDVIKIKILGALGIIYTVAQTLISRQQYISGLKYI; encoded by the exons ATGATACCGCCGGAACTCCAAGCGCGTCCATTCAGACCCTACATAGCATCCTCCATCAGTGCTCCTTCTTTTTCATCCTTCAACAATGGCCGCTCCTCTTACTCTCCTGATCCTACCCCTACCCCTACCCCTACCTCCAACTTCCATTCCTCTCCTTCTAGATCTCGCTTCCTGCCTTCTTCTTTCGCTCACAACACCAGAATCGCTCTCGCTCTCGTCCCTTGCGCTGCTTTCCTCCTTGACCTCGGCGGCGCCCCCGTCGTTGCTACCCTAACTCTCGGTCTGATGATTTCTTACATCCTCGATTCTCTCAACTTCAAGTCCGGCGCATTCTTCGGTGTTTGGTTCTCTCTAATCGCTGCTCAGATCGCTTTTTTCTTTAGCTCATCCCTCATCACCACTTTCTATTCTCTCCCTCTTGGTCTCTTGGCCGCTTGCCTTTGTGccaatactaattttttaattggtGTATGGGCTTCTCTTCAGTTCAAGTGGATCCAGCTTGAAAACCCCACCATTGTGCTTGCTCTCGAGCGTCTCTTGTTCGCTTGCCTCCCTTTTGCCGCTTCCTCACTCTTCACATGGGCTTCAATCTCTGCCGTTGGAATGAATAACGCCTCTTACTATCTCATGATCTTCAATTGCATCTTCTATTGGCTATTTGCGATTCCTAGAGTTTCTTCCTTTAAATCTAAACAGGAAGCTAAATTTCACGGAGGAGAGATTCCTGATGATAGCTTCATTCTCTCCCCCCTTGAGGGCTGTCTTCATACTTTGAATTTACTATTTTGTCctttattatttcatatcGCTTCTCACTATTCTGTTATCTTTACTTCTGCTGCTTCCGTCTGTGACTTGTTTCTCCTCTTTTTTATCCCTTTCTTATTCCAACTCTATGCTTCCACAAGAGGTGCCCTTTGGTGGGTCACTAAGAACGCTCATCAATTGCATAGTATACGTGTCGTCAATGGTGCTGTAGCTTTGGTTATCGTTGTGCTCTGTTTGGAGGTTAGAGTTGTTTTCCATTCCTTTGGGCGATATATTCAGGTTCCTCCCCCTTTGAATTATCTTCTTGTTACTCTGACTATGCTTGGAGGGGCTGCTGGAGCTGGTGCCTACGCCCTTGGTCTGATTTCCGATGCATTAAGCTCCTTTGCTTTCACTGCTTTGTCTGTCATTGTTAGTGCTGCTGGAGCTATCGTTGTGGGATTACCCATTCTG TTCCTCCCTTTGCCTTCTGTTGCTGGGTTTTACTTGGCTCGCTTCTTTACAAAGAAAAGCCTGCCGTCTTACTTTGCCTTTGTTGTCCTTGGAAGCTTGATGGTCATATGGTTTGTGCTACACAATTTCTGGGATCTAAATATTTGGTTGGCAGGAATGTCGCTCAAGACCTTTTGTAAATTCATAGTTGCAAGTGTCATCCTAGCCATGGCTGTTCCTGGTTTAGCTCTTCTTCCATCACAACTTCATTTTCTGGTTGAGGTTGGCTTGATCAGCCATGCATTGCTGTTATGTTATATTGAGAATcgattttttaattactcgGGCATATACTTCTATGGCTTGGAGGATGATGTGATGTATCCAAGTTATATGGTTATTCTGACAGCTTTTGTCGGTTTGGCTCTTGTGAGAAGACTGTCTGTGGATCACCGAATTGGATCAAAAGGAGTTTGGATTTTGACATGCCTGTATTTTTCGAAGTTGGCTATGCTATTTATATCATCCAAGTCTGTTGTATGGGTTTCAGCTGTACTATTACTGGCCATTTCTCCACCCCTACTTCTATACAA GGATAAGTCACGAACCGCATCAAAGATGAAACCATGGCAAGGTTATGCACATGCTAGTGTGGTTGCTCTATCAGTTTGGTTGTGCCGTGAAACTATTTTTGAAGCGCTCCAATGGTGGAATGGGAGGTCACCGTCGGATGGTTTGCTTTTGGGCTTCTGTATCATCTTGACAGGATTGGCTTGTATACCAATCGTTGCTCTGCATTTCTCTCATGTCTTG TCTGCTAAGAGAAGCCTAGTGCTAGTTGTGGCAACAGGTGTTTTGTTTATTCTAATGCAGCCACCAATTCCATTGGCATGGACTTATCATTCTGATATAATTAAAGCAGCTCGTCAATCATCTGATGACATCTCTATCTATGGCTTCATGGCATCAAAACCTACCTGGCCTTCTTGGCTGCTTATTGTGGCAATTCTTCTCACTTTGGCAGCTGTGACGTCCATCATTCCCATAAAGTACATGGTAGAGCTCAGAGCATTTTACTCCATTGCTATCGGGATTGCTCTTGGAATCTATATATCTGCTGAGTACTTCCTACAAGCTACTGTTCTGCATGTGCTAATTGTTGTTACCATGGTTTGCACCTCTGTGTTTGTTGTCTTCACCCATTTTCCATCTGCTTCCAGCACAAAGATACTGCCCTGGGTATTTGCTCTGCTTGTGGCTCTGTTTCCAGTAACATATCTGTTGGAGGGTCAGGTGAGAATCAAAAGCATCCTGGAAGATGGAAGAGTTGGAGATATGGGAGAAGAAGATTGGAAGCTCACCACCCTACTGGCTGTTGAGGGAGCGAGGACTTCTCTCCTTGGTTTATATGCAGCAATCTTTATGCTCATAGCACTGGAGATAAAGTTTGAGCTTGCCTCGCTCATGCGGGAAAAGGCTCTTGAAAGGGGTGGAATTAGAGAGAGTCAATCCGGTCAAAGCAGTTCTGCTGGTTCTGCTCCACGAATGAGGTTTATGCAGCAGCGCCGGGCCTCTACGGTGCCAACTTTCACAATCAAGAGAATGGCTGCAGAGGGGGCCTGGATGCCTGCGGTTGGTAATGTTGCTACAATAATGTGCTTTGCAATATGTTTGATCCTGAATGTGAATCTGACTGGGGGTTCAAACCAGGCAATCTTCTTCCTTGCTCCAATTTTGCTGCTTCTAAACCAGGATTCTGATTTTGTTGCTGGTTTTGGGGACAAACAGAGGTACTTCCCTGTTGCAGTTGCTATATCAGCATATTTGGTATTGACAGCCCTATACAGCATATGGGAAGATGTCTGGCACGGGAATACTGGGTGGGGTCTGGAGATAGGGGGCCCTGATTGGTTCTTTGCAGTTAAGAATCTAGCCCTTCTCATTCTGACATTCCCCAGTCATATCCTTTTCAACAGGTTCGTGTGGAGTTGCACAAAGCAGACAGGCTCGACGCCATTGATCACGCTGCCCCTTAATCTTCCATCCATCATAATATCAGATGTGATTAAGATTAAGATATTAGGGGCCTTAGGAATTATTTATACAGTAGCCCAGACTCTAATATCTAGACAGCAATATATCTCTGGATTGAAGTACATTTAG
- the LOC8285710 gene encoding indole-3-acetic acid-amido synthetase GH3.17 produces the protein MFPSYDPNDNEAGLKLLEELTTNACQIQDNVLQLILTNNAQTKYLSSFLDGLSDKLDFKEKVPVVNYEDIRPCIECIANGGSSSIISAQPITELLTSSGTSGGQPKMMPSTAEELDRKTFFYNLLVPVMNKYIDGLDQGKGMYLLFIKPEISTPSGLMARPVLTSYYKSSNFRNRPFNRYNVYTSPDETILCPDSKQSMYCQLLCGLVQRDEVLRVGAIFASAFLRAIKFLEDYWQELCSNIRTGCISDWIDDPSCRNAVSSILKKPNSELADLIERKCSNKSWEGIIKKLWPRTKFIEVIVTGSMAQYIPTLEFYSGGLPLVSTMYASSECYFGINFKPLSAPSDVSYTLLPNMAYFEFLPVERGYGAVIQDLQFNGVSDQNCIHKEVEKKKKKQKKKMETVDLVDVKVGHYYELVVTTFTGLYRYRVGDILMVTGFYNNAPQFRFVHRRNVVLSIDTDKTNEEDLLKAVTQAKRLLEPLGFLMTEYTSFADTSSIPGHYVLFWELKTRGENVPEELDPIIMEQCCLTVEESLDSVYRRCRKKDKSIGALEIRVVKHGTFDALMDFCLSQGSSVNQYKTPRCIKSEAALKILDSRVIGKFFSKRAPFWEPFRME, from the exons ATGTTCCCGAGCTATGATCCTAACGACAATGAAGCTGGCTTGAAGCTTTTGGAGGAACTCACGACAAATGCTTGTCAGATACAAGATAATGTGTTACAGCTCATACTTACCAATAATGCTCAAACTAAATATCTTAGCAGCTTCCTCGACGGCCTTTCCGATAAGCTGGACTTCAAGGAGAAAGTTCCTGTTGTCAATTATGAAGATATCAGGCCTTGTATCGAGTGTATTGCCAATGGAGGGTCTTCTTCTATCATTTCAGCTCAACCGATCACTGAGCTTCTCACAAg CTCCGGAACTTCAGGAGGACAGCCGAAGATGATGCCTTCTACTGCTGAGGAGTTGGACAGGAAGACATTCTTCTACAACCTCCTTGTGCCTGTGATGAACAA GTATATAGATGGCTTAGACCAAGGAAAAGGGATGTATCTTTTGTTCATCAAACCTGAAATTAGCACACCGTCTGGCTTGATGGCAAGACCTGTCCTTACCAGCTATTACAAGAGCAGCAACTTCAGAAATAGGCCTTTTAACCGGTACAACGTTTATACAAGTCCCGACGAGACCATCTTATGTCCTGATAGCAAGCAGAGCATGTACTGCCAATTACTATGTGGTTTAGTACAGCGAGATGAGGTTTTAAGAGTTGGTGCAATTTTTGCATCTGCTTTCCTGCGAGCTATCAAATTCTTGGAAGACTACTGGCAGGAATTATGCTCCAACATACGAACAGGTTGCATCAGTGATTGGATTGATGATCCCAGTTGCAGAAATGCTGTATCATCAATCTTGAAGAAACCCAATTCAGAGTTAGCCGACTTGATTGAGAGAAAATGTAGTAATAAATCATGGGAAGGGATAATTAAAAAGCTGTGGCCTAGAACTAAGTTTATTGAAGTCATTGTTACAGGTTCCATGGCCCAATATATCCCAACACTTGAATTCTACAGCGGTGGGCTTCCTTTGGTTTCAACAATGTATGCTTCTTCTGAATGTTACTTTGGGATTAACTTTAAGCCACTAAGCGCTCCTTCCGATGTCTCTTACACCCTCCTACCAAATATGGCTTACTTTGAATTTCTACCTGTTGAGAGAGGCTATGGAGCAGTGATACAAGATTTACAATTCAATGGTGTTTCTGATCAGAATTGCATACACAAGGAGgttgagaagaagaagaagaagcagaagaagaaaatggaaacagtCGATCTTGTGGATGTAAAAGTTGGTCACTACTATGAACTTGTCGtgactacttttacgg GGCTATACAGATACAGAGTTGGAGACATTCTTATGGTGACAGGTTTCTACAACAATGCTCCTCAATTCCGGTTTGTTCACCGGAGAAATGTGGTTTTAAGCATCGATACAGACAAAACCAATGAAGAAGACCTATTGAAGGCAGTGACACAAGCAAAGCGACTACTGGAGCCACTCGGCTTCCTTATGACTGAATACACTAGCTTTGCTGATACATCTTCAATCCCAGGCCATTATGTACTATTCTGGGAACTCAAAACCAGAGGAGAAAACGTGCCAGAGGAGCTCGATCCAATTATAATGGAGCAGTGCTGCTTGACAGTAGAAGAATCACTGGATTCTGTATACAGGAGGTGCAGGAAGAAGGACAAGTCCATTGGAGCTTTGGAGATAAGGGTGGTAAAACATGGAACATTTGATGCACTCATGGATTTCTGTCTGTCTCAAGGATCTTCAGTAAATCAATACAAGACACCGAGATGCATCAAATCGGAGGCAGCCTTAAAGATTTTGGATTCGAGGGTGATTGGGAAATTTTTCAGCAAGAGAGCTCCTTTCTGGGAGCCATTTAGAATGGAATAA
- the LOC8285712 gene encoding uncharacterized protein At4g14100, which produces MAKSLSIVLIFFILSPLIRSPAEGGEPAPAPWPHQFHAILFMNKSGILEKIDLWYDWTNGRNFNIIQHQLGDVLYDLEWNNGTSFFYTLDSNKECSSAQLEVGILRPNWLDGAKYLGQRHVDGFLCNVWEKVDFIWYYEDVVTKRPVHWVFYSGREAHVMTFEVGAALEDANWQAPVYCFDPNAAAVSTLSTTNQFLLKGSSMPHSLL; this is translated from the exons ATGGCCAAATCTCTCTCTATAGTCCTTATCTTTTTCATCTTATCGCCATTAATTAGATCACCCGCAGAAGGAGGAGAACCGGCTCCAGCGCCATGGCCGCACCAATTCCATGCCATTCTTTTTATGAACAAGAGTGGGATACTTGAAAAGATCGATCTGTGGTATGATTGGACCAACGGGAGAAACTTCAACATAATACAGCATCAGCTGGGTGATGTACTGTACGACCTCGAATGGAACAACGGCACTTCCTTCTTTTACACTCTGGATTCCAACAAAGAGTGTTCCTCCGCCCAGTTGGAGGTAGGAATCCTTCGGCCCAATTGGCTAGATGGAGCCAAGTATCTGGGCCAACGACATGTCGATGGCTTCCTTTGCAATGTTTGGGAGAAGGTGGACTTCATTTGGTACTACGAGGACGTTGTCACCAAGAGGCCAGTTCACTGGGTCTTTTACTCTG GGAGGGAGGCTCATGTGATGACGTTTGAAGTTGGAGCTGCACTTGAGGATGCTAACTGGCAAGCCCCTGTGTATTGCTTTGACCCAAATGCTGCTGCTGTTTCTACACTTtctactactaatcaattttTGCTGAAAGGTTCCTCCATGCCGCATTCATTGTTGTAA
- the LOC8285713 gene encoding potassium transporter 5: MEMKGRQEDTESIEAKNTKQLKEQAISWAKLRRVDSLNLEAGRVTMSHTHHSHKIDWKRTLNLAFQSIGVVYGDIGTSPLYVYASTFTNEIRAKEDILGVLSLIIYTILLLPMLKYILIVLRANDNGDGGTFALYSLLTRYAKVTLIPNDQPEDRQLSNYNLQIPSKQLRRAEKIKHKLETSRTLQVFLFLITILGTAMVIGDGVLTPCISVLSAVSGIKSLGQDAVVGISIAILVILFSVQRFGTDKVGLSFAPIILLWFLFISGIGLYNLFKYDVSVLRALNPKYIFDYFKRNGKHGWISLGGVVLCVTGTEAMFADLGHFNVQAIRISFSTIVFPALLSAYAGQAAYLTKFPEDVSDTFYKSIPDPLYWPTFVVAVAASIIASQAMISGAFAIVSQSLRLGCFPRVKVVNTSAKYEGQVYIPEVNYLLMIACVIVCWGFKTTEKIGHAYGIAVVAVMVITTCMVTLIMLVVWKTRVWWIALFFFGFLFIECIYLSSVLYKFKDGGYFPLAVSLVLMIVMGIWHYVHKERYMYELKNKVSTEYITQLAANPTINRMPGIGLLYSELVQGIPPIFPHFIANIPSIHSVLVFVSIKSIPISKVASEERFLFRQVEPREYRMFRCVVRYGYKDAIEEPHVFERQLVEGLKDFIRHEHFIREGGDTEIVAKPENPLHSTLLVKDGIPGYEESSPIPSRVPSASIHSFNPPRLSSGSIQSNNGIKSTNSSSGIKYASIQGKGGAEEEMQFVQNAMEKGVVYLLGEAEVVAERNSSLLKKFVVNHAYSFLRKNFRQGDKVLAIPKTSLLKVGMTYEI, translated from the exons atGGAAATGAAAGGAAGACAGGAAGACACAGAGAGCATAGAAGCTAAAAACACTAAGCAGCTCAAAGAACAAGCGATATCATGGGCAAAGCTGCGTCGTGTGGACTCCCTGAATTTGGAGGCTGGCAGAGTCACCATGTCCCATACTCACCATTCTCATAAG ATTGATTGGAAGAGGACATTGAATTTGGCGTTTCAGAGCATTGGAGTAGTATATGGAGATATAGGAACCTCGCCACTTTATGTATATGCAAGCACTTTCACCAATGAGATCAGGGCAAAAGAGGACATTCTTGGGGTATTGTCCCTTATCATTTACACAATATTGCTACTGCCCATGCTTAAGTACATCTTGATTGTGTTGCGGGCCAACGACAATGGCGACG GTGGAACCTTTGCACTCTATTCATTGCTAACCCGATACGCAAAAGTGACCTTAATCCCGAATGATCAGCCAGAGGACAGGCAGCTTTCCAACTACAATCTTCAGATCCCATCCAAGCAGTTGAGGCGTGCTGAAAAGATTAAACATAAGCTGGAAACTAGTAGAACTCTTCAAGTCTTCCTTTTCCTGATTACCATCCTGGGAACTGCCATGGTCATAGGAGATGGTGTTCTCACTCCATGCATTTCAG TTCTTTCTGCGGTGAGCGGGATCAAGTCGCTTGGCCAag ATGCTGTCGTGGGAATTTCAATAGCAATCTTGGTTATTCTCTTCTCCGTTCAACGATTTGGCACCGACAAAGTAGGCTTGTCATTTGCTCCAATTATTCTCTTGTGGTTTTTGTTCATCAGCGGCATAGGTCTCTACAATTTGTTCAAATATGATGTGAGTGTATTACGTGCTTTAAATCCAAAGTATATCTTTGATTACTTCAAAAGAAATGGGAAGCATGGATGGATTTCACTTGGTGGAGTTGTTTTATGCGTTACAG GGACTGAAGCTATGTTTGCTGATCTTGGCCACTTTAATGTTCAAGCAATCCGA ATTAGTTTTTCTACCATCGTTTTTCCCGCTTTACTATCTGCATATGCTGGGCAAGCAGCATACCTCACCAAATTTCCTGAGGATGTCTCTGATACTTTCTATAAATCAATCCCGG ATCCATTGTATTGGCCGACATTTGTTGTTGCTGTAGCTGCTTCAATTATTGCCAGCCAAGCCATGATATCAGGAGCATTCGCAATCGTCTCTCAGTCATTACGCCTCGGTTGCTTTCCCAGGGTTAAGGTTGTTAACACCTCCGCTAAATACGAGGGTCAGGTTTACATACCTGAGGTCAACTATCTGCTCATGATTGCCTGTGTTATTGTCTGTTGGGGGTTCAAGACTACTGAGAAGATTGGCCATGCATACG GAATTGCGGTGGTTGCTGTAATGGTGATAACAACATGTATGGTTACGCTTATAATGCTTGTAGTATGGAAGACAAGGGTATGGTGGATCGCTCTCTTTTTCTTCGGATTTCTCTTTATTGAGTGCATTTACCTATCTTCTGTGCTGTATAAATTCAAAGACGGAGGCTACTTTCCACTGGCAGTATCATTAGTCCTGATGATAGTTATGGGGATATGGCATTATGTGCACAAGGAAAGATACATGTATGAGCTTAAAAACAAGGTGTCCACCGAATACATTACACAATTGGCCGCAAACCCAACTATAAACCGGATGCCAGGGATAGGACTTCTCTACTCTGAACTTGTACAAGGCATTCCTCCGATTTTCCCTCATTTCATTGCCAACATACCATCAATACATTCAGTTCTAGTGTTTGTTTCCATCAAGTCTATCCCAATTAGTAAAGTAGCATCGGAGGAGCGGTTCCTGTTCCGACAAGTTGAGCCAAGAGAGTACAGGATGTTCAGGTGTGTAGTCCGCTACGGATATAAAGATGCAATTGAAGAGCCCCATGTTTTCGAGCGGCAGTTGGTGGAAGGCCTCAAAGACTTCATCCGCCATGAACACTTCATTCGAGAAGGAGGAGACACTGAAATAGTGGCTAAACCAGAAAACCCCTTGCATTCCACTCTACTAGTGAAGGATGGGATTCCGGGTTATGAGGAGTCGTCGCCTATTCCATCTCGTGTTCCATCAGCTTCCATTCATTCATTCAACCCTCCTCGTCTATCATCAGGGTCCATCCAGTCAAACAATGGGATCAAGTCTACAAATTCTTCAAGTGGAATCAAATATGCTTCAATCCAGGGGAAGGGAGGTGCTGAAGAAGAAATGCAATTCGTGCAGAATGCAATGGAGAAAGGCGTTGTTTATCTGCTGGGAGAAGCAGAAGTGGTGGCAGAACGAAATTCATCCTTGCTTAAGAAGTTTGTTGTCAACCATGCGTATAGTTTCCTGAGGAAAAACTTCAGACAAGGAGATAAAGTCTTAGCAATCCCAAAAACCAGTCTTCTCAAGGTTGGAATGACATATGAGATATGA
- the LOC112533756 gene encoding zinc finger protein GAI-ASSOCIATED FACTOR 1, with translation MATNRYICEVCHKGFQRDQNLQLHRRGHNLPWKLKQRPTTQIKKRVYVCPEPTCMHHDPSRALGDLTGIKKHFCRKHGEKKWKCDKCSKCYAVQSDWKAHTKICGTREYRCDCGTIFSRKDSFITHRAFCDALAEENYKANQNLAATGGILQSQVPELVTSTMPSSISCSKKNSIMNLTNPYENIDISLRPLSLNSDRLLMPSKLSPMLNPRASLACLNSPDESNVSPMAIGAPYTSATALLQKAAEMGTKISDNSISPILLRGFTGYSTSRMNSSGSAHEGSVIVSSNMGPTAASMNNLFVGETEFDENFNPGYPRNGYSISQTQFCESPLNMHPESRNNVNILRGEVYTEGGKKMTLDFLEVEPIEHSTIGKKRHYEGNIMELGYSNPHQNLHSSNSEWKQGYH, from the exons ATGGCCACAAATAGGTATATCTGTGAGGTGTGTCATAAAGGATTCCAGAGAGATCAGAATCTTCAGCTCCACAGGAGAGGTCACAACTTGCCCTGGAAACTTAAGCAAAGGCCAACCACGCAAATCAAGAAGAGAGTCTATGTCTGCCCTGAGCCAACTTGTATGCACCATGACCCAAGCCGAGCTCTAGGTGACTTGACAGGCATAAAAAAGCATTTCTGCAGAAAACATggagaaaagaaatggaagtGCGACAAATGCTCAAAGTGTTATGCTGTTCAATCAGACTGGAAGGCGCACACAAAGATTTGTGGCACCAGAGAGTATCGCTGTGATTGTGGTACAATTTTCTCAAG AAAGGATAGCTTCATCACGCATAGAGCTTTCTGTGATGCATTGGCAGAGGAAAATTACAAAGCAAATCAGAATCTTGCTGCAACAGGAGGAATACTTCAGAGCCAAGTGCCAGAGCTAGTCACTTCAACAATGCCCAGCTCCATCTCCTGCTCAAAGAAAAACTCAATAATGAATCTGACAAATCCTTATGAGAACATTGACATTTCTTTGAGGCCGCTATCCTTGAACTCAGATAGGTTACTGATGCCAAGTAAGTTAAGTCCAATGCTTAACCCAAGAGCTTCATTGGCATGTCTGAACTCTCCAGATGAATCAAATGTTTCTCCTATGGCTATTGGCGCCCCTTATACCTCTGCAACAGCTCTCTTACAGAAAGCTGCAGAAATGGGCACTAAGATCAGCGATAATTCTATTTCTCCAATTCTCCTCAGAGGATTTACTGGATACTCAACAAGCCGCATGAACTCATCCGGTTCAGCACATGAAGGTTCAGTGATAGTCAGCAGCAATATGGGACCAACTGCCGCAAGCATGAATAACTTATTTGTGGGAGAGACAGAATTTGATGAGAACTTCAATCCAGGATATCCAAGGAACGGTTATAGCATATCACAAACTCAATTTTGTGAGTCTCCTCTCAATATGCACCCAGAAAGTAGGAACAATGTCAACATCCTGAGAGGAGAAGTATATACTGAAGGAGGCAAAAAAATGACTCTTGATTTCCTAGAGGTGGAACCAATCGAGCACTCAACTATTGGAAAGAAAAGACACTACGAAGGCAACATTATGGAGTTAGGATACTCGAATCCTCACCAAAATTTGCACAGTTCGAATTCAGAGTGGAAACAAGGATACCATTAG